A window from Pichia kudriavzevii chromosome 5, complete sequence encodes these proteins:
- a CDS encoding uncharacterized protein (PKUD0E00790; similar to Saccharomyces cerevisiae YGL019W (CKB1); ancestral locus Anc_4.102) codes for MDYSSEEMEPWISQFCSMFGHDYFVEVAPEFIEDDFNLTGLSSVIPYYKQALDVILDLEPESPLSPSDAPLVDHAAELLYGLIHARYILTKPGLHAMAEKYERNCFGSCPRYYCDGMHLIPIGRFDSPGIETVRLYCPNCNDIYLPSSSRYLNIDGAFFGTSFAGMFMKMFPEIKRQSNERTRDIFQLKLFGFRLNEMAPCGPRMKWLRQWPSNEREYKEFEMCKFGIPPLSVVDTVDADQMDEDAENSTNGGHGGSVDADKNKDADADDVDDDMNSRKTGYHTNHSTEGGMSII; via the coding sequence ATGGACTATTCGAGTGAGGAAATGGAGCCTTGGATTTCCCAGTTTTGTTCCATGTTTGGACACGACTACTTTGTCGAAGTGGCTCCTGAGTTTATTGAGGATGATTTCAACCTCACGGGACTGAGCTCAGTGATTCCATACTACAAACAGGCATTGGACGTTATTCTTGACCTTGAGCCAGAATCACCGCTCTCTCCAAGCGATGCCCCCCTAGTGGACCATGCTGCAGAGCTGCTCTATGGACTCATCCATGCAAGGTATATACTTACCAAGCCCGGTCTACATGCCATGGCAGAGAAGTACGAGCGCAACTGTTTTGGGTCGTGTCCGAGGTATTACTGTGACGGAATGCATTTGATACCCATTGGCAGGTTCGATTCCCCCGGTATAGAGACTGTTCGGCTATATTGTCCCAATTGTAACGACATTTACTTGCCGAGTTCGTCGAGGTACTTGAACATTGATGGAGCCTTCTTTGGTACCAGCTTTGCCGGCATGTTTATGAAGATGTTCCCCGAAATCAAGAGGCAGTCCAATGAGCGAACCAGGGACATCTTCCAGTTGAAGCTCTTTGGATTCAGGTTGAACGAAATGGCTCCCTGTGGACCTCGTATGAAATGGCTACGCCAATGGCCGTCCAATGAGAGAGAATACAAGGAGTTTGAAATGTGTAAATTTGGCATTCCTCCCTTGAGCGTGGTGGATACAGTCGACGCAGACCAAATGGACGAAGACGCCGAAAATTCTACTAATGGTGGTCATGGAGGCAGTGTAGATGCTGATAAGAACAAGGATGCCGATGCAGACGATGTGGACGACGACATGAACAGCAGGAAAACGGGGTACCATACCAACCACAGCACAGAGGGCGGCATGAGCATCATTTGA
- a CDS encoding uncharacterized protein (PKUD0E00780; similar to Saccharomyces cerevisiae YGL020C (GET1); ancestral locus Anc_4.101), translating into MSGCFLEDGAELMRNEYVLLTPLFSVLTGITICGFVMNRYLREEALAKYVLHHTDNVLVTQFKELEDALGERRDVEQERNRLSAQDNYAQWTKLNRRVEKLNEKVDVLSREMETYRRGRIDQYRRWIKYAVHGPQYFVKLWFANRPVLYWRGGLTTSNNWLTWMTAFPWGEKDSVTGMFWIVALERLLTVLVSFNEDVSRYRELRRCSSSKKDL; encoded by the coding sequence ATGAGTGGGTGTTTCTTAGAGGACGGTGCAGAACTGATGCGTAACGAGTACGTTTTGTTGACGCCGCTCTTCAGTGTGCTGACGGGCATAACCATATGTGGGTTTGTTATGAACCGGTACTTGAGAGAGGAGGCTCTAGCCAAGTACGTTCTCCATCACACAGACAATGTTCTGGTGACGCAATTCAAGGAATTAGAGGATGCGCTAGGTGAGCGACGGGACGTTGAGCAGGAGAGAAACAGGCTCTCTGCACAGGACAACTATGCCCAATGGACCAAGCTCAATAGGCGTGTGGAGAAGCTCAACGAGAAGGTGGATGTACTCTCGAGGGAGATGGAAACGTATAGACGGGGGCGGATTGACCAATACAGGAGGTGGATCAAGTACGCTGTGCATGGTCCGCAGTATTTCGTCAAACTATGGTTTGCGAACCGGCCTGTTCTTTATTGGCGGGGGGGTTTGACAACGTCCAACAATTGGCTCACTTGGATGACGGCGTTCCCCTGGGGGGAGAAGGACTCTGTGACGGGTATGTTTTGGATCGTGGCATTAGAACGGCTCTTGACGGTGCTTGTGTCGTTCAATGAGGACGTGAGTCGGTACCGGGAGTTGAGGAGGTGTTCCTCTAGCAAGAAGGATCTCTAA